In Bradyrhizobium sp. 1(2017), one DNA window encodes the following:
- a CDS encoding B12-binding domain-containing radical SAM protein has protein sequence MRAESNGTSRRILCVFPRYTSSFGTFEHSYPLTDGVRAFMPPQGLLLISAYLPKDWQVKFVDENLRRTTSEEFEWAEVVFVSGMHIQRQQMNDICRRAHEFDLPVALGGPSVSACPDYYPSFDYLHVGELGDATNQLIDILSRDTSRPEQQVVLTTKDRVPMTEFPIPAYELVDVKKYFLGSIQYSSGCPYQCEFCDIPGLYGRNPRIKSPEQIIAELDRLRECGMTDTVYFVDDNFIGNRKAAMDLLPHLIEWQKRTGYVVRLACEATLNIAKRPEILEKMREAYFITIFCGIETPDPDALKAMHKDHNMMVPILEGVRTINSYGMEVVSGIIMGLDTDKPNTSEALLSFVEDSRIPLLTINLLQALPKTPLWDRLEREGRLVEDDGRDSNVDFLLPYDEVIASWKHAMAVAYEPEKVYARFQYQCDQVYVHRLKMPVPDEMKTWRNIRRGLVMLRNIFWKVGVLGDYRRVFWTFALGRIKRRDIEGLIGCTLIAHHLITFARAASSGKQNASNYSIRLREAAVPAE, from the coding sequence ATGCGAGCTGAAAGTAACGGTACGTCCCGGCGGATTCTCTGTGTGTTTCCGCGCTACACCTCCTCGTTCGGGACGTTCGAGCATTCCTATCCCCTGACCGACGGCGTTCGCGCCTTCATGCCGCCGCAGGGGCTGCTGCTGATCTCCGCCTATCTTCCGAAAGACTGGCAGGTCAAGTTCGTCGACGAGAATCTGCGCCGCACGACCAGCGAGGAGTTCGAATGGGCGGAAGTGGTCTTCGTCAGCGGGATGCACATCCAGCGCCAGCAGATGAACGACATCTGCCGCCGCGCCCATGAATTCGATCTGCCCGTTGCGCTCGGCGGTCCCTCCGTCAGCGCCTGCCCGGATTACTATCCCTCGTTCGACTATCTGCATGTCGGTGAGCTCGGCGATGCCACCAACCAGCTGATCGACATCCTGTCGCGCGATACCTCGCGGCCCGAGCAGCAGGTGGTGCTGACCACCAAGGACCGCGTGCCGATGACGGAGTTTCCGATCCCGGCCTACGAGCTCGTCGACGTCAAGAAGTACTTCCTCGGCAGCATCCAATATTCCAGCGGCTGTCCCTATCAGTGCGAGTTCTGCGACATCCCCGGCCTCTACGGGCGCAATCCGCGCATCAAATCGCCGGAGCAGATCATCGCCGAGCTCGACCGCCTGCGCGAATGCGGCATGACCGACACGGTCTATTTCGTCGACGACAATTTCATCGGCAACCGCAAGGCTGCAATGGACCTGCTGCCGCATCTGATCGAATGGCAGAAGCGGACCGGCTATGTCGTCCGGCTCGCCTGCGAGGCCACGCTCAACATCGCCAAGCGGCCCGAGATCCTCGAGAAGATGCGCGAGGCCTATTTCATCACCATCTTCTGCGGCATCGAGACGCCCGATCCCGATGCGCTGAAGGCGATGCACAAGGACCACAACATGATGGTCCCGATCCTGGAGGGCGTGCGCACCATCAACTCCTACGGCATGGAGGTCGTGTCCGGCATCATCATGGGGCTCGACACCGACAAGCCGAACACGTCAGAGGCGCTGCTCTCGTTCGTCGAGGACTCCCGGATTCCGCTGCTCACGATCAATTTGCTCCAGGCCCTGCCGAAGACGCCGCTGTGGGACCGGCTGGAGCGCGAGGGGCGCCTGGTCGAGGACGACGGGCGCGATTCCAATGTCGACTTCCTGCTGCCTTACGACGAGGTCATCGCATCCTGGAAGCACGCCATGGCGGTCGCTTACGAACCCGAGAAGGTCTATGCGCGCTTCCAGTATCAATGCGACCAGGTCTACGTGCATCGCCTGAAGATGCCGGTCCCGGACGAGATGAAGACCTGGCGCAACATCAGGCGCGGCCTTGTCATGCTGCGCAACATCTTCTGGAAGGTGGGCGTGCTCGGCGACTACAGGCGCGTGTTCTGGACGTTCGCGCTGGGACGCATCAAGCGTCGTGACATCGAAGGCCTGATCGGCTGCACGCTGATCGCGCACCATCTCATCACCTTTGCGCGCGCGGCCTCCAGCGGCAAGCAGAATGCCTCGAACTATTCGATCCGCCTGCGCGAGGCCGCCGTTCCCGCCGAGTAA
- the eutC gene encoding ethanolamine ammonia-lyase subunit EutC, translated as MPDPAPPRRPTLDLRTLTPARVALGRSGASVPTRALLDFTLDHARARDAVHAAFDAPGLIAELAGLGLVVTEARSRAVDRADYLRRPDLGRQLDAESVEALTRVASAPCQLAIVIGDGLSAAAVHAHAVALLTRLMPWLAAGDGVAIGHVVVASGARVALGDEIGAILHARMALMLIGERPGLSAPDSLGAYLTFGPQPGRTDAERNCVSNIHHAGLSYDEAAFKIAWLLREGLARATTGVALKDESADRVPRRIGTSAPG; from the coding sequence ATGCCTGATCCGGCTCCGCCGCGCCGTCCGACGCTCGACCTGCGGACGCTCACGCCCGCACGCGTTGCGCTGGGCCGCAGCGGGGCGAGCGTGCCGACGCGCGCGCTGCTCGATTTCACGCTGGATCATGCCCGCGCCCGCGATGCCGTGCATGCCGCCTTCGATGCGCCAGGTCTGATCGCCGAGCTCGCCGGGCTTGGCCTCGTGGTCACCGAGGCGAGGAGCAGGGCGGTCGACCGCGCAGACTATCTGCGGCGGCCGGATCTGGGACGGCAGCTCGATGCCGAATCAGTCGAGGCGCTGACCCGGGTCGCTTCGGCGCCGTGCCAGCTCGCGATCGTGATCGGCGACGGCCTGTCGGCGGCCGCGGTCCACGCTCATGCGGTGGCGCTGCTGACGCGCCTGATGCCGTGGCTCGCAGCCGGCGATGGTGTCGCGATCGGCCATGTCGTCGTCGCCTCGGGCGCGCGCGTCGCGCTTGGCGACGAGATCGGCGCGATTCTCCATGCGCGCATGGCCCTGATGCTGATCGGCGAGCGGCCGGGCCTGTCGGCGCCCGACAGTCTCGGCGCCTATCTGACCTTCGGGCCGCAGCCCGGCCGCACCGATGCCGAGCGCAATTGCGTGTCGAACATCCACCATGCCGGGTTGAGCTATGACGAGGCCGCCTTCAAGATCGCCTGGCTCCTCCGCGAGGGGCTTGCCCGGGCAACCACCGGCGTGGCGCTGAAGGACGAGAGCGCGGACCGCGTGCCGCGTCGAATTGGCACATCCGCGCCCGGATGA
- a CDS encoding efflux RND transporter permease subunit codes for MLEKHSENEVHVDKVEQGPTSSIAFGLERLGLIAVRAPIVSCIVLIVLIVGAVFGIHRIKIDDSLSQLFRSDTKEFKQYEEVTKKFPAEEFDVLVVVEGKTLLARNNLEKLRDFVTDLQLVEGTRGLVSLFSARQAPAPGKLPAALFPAELPEGAAYDKFIETVKNNEIIRGKLLSEDGTLALIVLSLDPEVVGSNKLTKTVGDIRALMKEDLGDTGLNVQLSGVPVMQLEIRNAVERDGLTYNILGILAGCIIAIIFFRKISFMVAAAFPPMIAILLALGALGWANFNLNMFLNVMTPLIMVISFSDSMQLTFAARDRLIAGQDKFTAFKNAVLVVGPACVLTHGTAGISFIALQFSDSDLIRKFGEAGLAATIIALVAVLSLVPVFGVLLVRNEKVFAVKFQGADAGVQALRNFCYWIAVRMVGRPGLFSLIAVLFVGGLGVIYANLEPRYRLADQVPDKRQAVAASDRLDAKLTGANPVNVLIQFPKGETLYSPETLQTIADVHATVEKAAGVGNVWSLETLRRWLAEKAGSADVATLKEYVNVIPEHLVRRFIDAKQDAVVVAGRVPDKDSSQLLPIVDKLDSELDAVRKKHPGYEIAVTGLAAIAARNSASMIEKLNHGLTIEFALVAIFIGLAFRSWVVTLACILPGIFPVVMSGTVLWAMGEGLQFASVVALTVSFGLGLSATIHFLNRLRLENKPGVGSALAVERATVLVGPALILTTVVLACGLVVTVFSDLPSLRLFGWLSAFSMVMALVADLFILRPTAMWLINLHAKLQGPDKPAI; via the coding sequence ATGCTCGAAAAGCACAGCGAGAATGAGGTTCATGTCGACAAGGTCGAGCAGGGACCTACGTCCTCGATCGCCTTCGGGCTGGAGCGTCTCGGGCTGATCGCCGTCCGGGCGCCGATCGTCTCCTGCATCGTCCTGATCGTCCTGATCGTCGGCGCCGTGTTCGGCATCCACCGGATCAAGATCGACGATTCGCTGTCGCAGCTGTTCCGCTCCGACACCAAGGAATTCAAGCAGTACGAAGAGGTCACCAAGAAGTTCCCGGCGGAGGAGTTCGATGTCCTCGTCGTGGTCGAGGGCAAGACCCTGCTGGCGCGGAACAACCTCGAGAAGCTGCGCGACTTCGTCACCGACCTGCAGCTGGTCGAAGGCACGCGCGGGCTGGTCTCGCTGTTCTCGGCGCGCCAGGCGCCGGCCCCGGGCAAGCTGCCTGCGGCGCTGTTCCCGGCCGAGCTGCCCGAGGGCGCGGCCTATGACAAGTTCATCGAGACCGTCAAGAACAACGAGATCATCCGCGGCAAGCTGTTGTCGGAGGACGGCACGCTGGCCCTGATCGTGCTGTCGCTCGATCCGGAGGTGGTCGGCTCCAACAAGCTGACCAAGACCGTCGGCGACATCCGCGCGCTGATGAAGGAGGACCTTGGCGACACCGGGCTCAACGTGCAGCTCTCCGGCGTGCCGGTGATGCAGCTCGAGATCCGCAACGCGGTCGAGCGCGACGGACTCACCTACAACATCCTCGGCATCCTCGCCGGCTGCATCATCGCGATCATCTTCTTCCGCAAGATCTCGTTCATGGTTGCCGCGGCGTTCCCGCCGATGATCGCGATCCTGCTGGCGCTCGGCGCACTCGGCTGGGCCAATTTCAACCTCAACATGTTCCTGAACGTGATGACGCCGCTCATCATGGTCATCAGCTTCTCGGACTCGATGCAGCTGACCTTCGCCGCGCGCGACCGGCTGATCGCGGGGCAGGACAAGTTCACCGCGTTCAAGAACGCGGTGCTGGTGGTGGGCCCGGCCTGCGTACTGACGCACGGCACCGCCGGCATTTCCTTCATCGCGCTCCAGTTCTCCGACTCCGACCTGATCCGCAAGTTCGGCGAGGCAGGGCTTGCCGCCACCATCATCGCGCTGGTCGCGGTGCTGTCGCTGGTGCCGGTGTTCGGCGTGCTGCTGGTGCGCAACGAGAAGGTGTTCGCGGTCAAATTCCAGGGGGCCGATGCCGGCGTCCAGGCGCTGCGCAATTTCTGCTACTGGATCGCGGTGCGCATGGTCGGCCGTCCCGGCCTGTTCAGCCTGATCGCAGTGCTGTTCGTCGGCGGCCTCGGTGTCATCTACGCCAATCTGGAGCCGCGCTACCGGCTCGCCGACCAGGTGCCGGACAAGCGTCAGGCGGTCGCCGCCAGCGACCGGCTCGACGCCAAGCTGACCGGTGCCAATCCGGTCAACGTGCTGATCCAGTTCCCCAAGGGTGAGACGCTCTATTCGCCGGAGACGCTCCAGACCATCGCCGACGTGCATGCGACCGTGGAGAAGGCGGCCGGCGTCGGCAACGTCTGGTCGCTCGAGACGCTGCGCCGCTGGCTCGCGGAAAAGGCCGGGAGCGCCGACGTCGCGACGCTGAAGGAATATGTCAACGTCATTCCCGAGCATCTGGTGCGGCGCTTCATCGATGCCAAGCAGGATGCCGTCGTGGTCGCCGGCCGCGTGCCGGACAAGGATTCCAGCCAGCTGCTGCCGATCGTCGACAAGCTCGACAGCGAGCTCGACGCCGTCCGCAAGAAGCATCCCGGCTACGAGATCGCGGTGACCGGCCTGGCCGCCATCGCCGCGCGTAATTCGGCCAGCATGATCGAGAAGCTGAACCATGGCCTCACGATCGAATTCGCGCTGGTCGCGATCTTCATCGGGCTCGCCTTCCGCTCCTGGGTGGTGACGCTCGCCTGTATCCTGCCGGGCATCTTCCCGGTGGTGATGTCGGGAACGGTGCTGTGGGCGATGGGCGAGGGGCTGCAATTCGCCAGCGTCGTCGCGCTCACCGTCTCGTTCGGCCTGGGCCTCAGCGCCACCATCCATTTCCTCAACCGCTTGCGGCTCGAGAACAAGCCGGGCGTCGGCTCGGCGCTGGCGGTGGAGCGGGCGACCGTGCTGGTCGGCCCCGCGCTGATTCTGACCACGGTGGTGCTGGCCTGCGGCCTCGTCGTCACCGTGTTCTCCGACCTGCCGTCGCTGCGGCTGTTCGGCTGGCTCAGCGCCTTCTCGATGGTGATGGCCCTCGTTGCCGACCTCTTCATCCTGCGGCCGACGGCGATGTGGCTGATCAACCTGCACGCCAAGCTGCAGGGCCCCGACAAGCCGGCGATCTGA
- the hpnC gene encoding squalene synthase HpnC: MTSASELRSGKGDRDENFPVASWIIHPRHRALILAYYNFVRTADDIADHSTLPADQKLAYLDLLEAELLGKGDTQAEAVTLRGALAERGMAPRHALDVLIAFRMDVTKLRYENWDEVIHYCRYSAMPVGRFMLDVHGESTSTWAASDALCAALQINNHLQDCGKDFRELNRVYLPRDALAASGASVEQLGLTQSPPAMLACLQALAVRNEALLNESKSLSAEVKDFRLGVDIAVIQAYADRIVRLLRVRDPLRERVHLNKLELLTFSLAGMIGEVGRRAIGRKAISRPGTAHDA, from the coding sequence ATGACCTCTGCGAGCGAATTGCGATCCGGCAAGGGTGACCGCGACGAGAATTTTCCCGTCGCGTCCTGGATCATTCATCCGCGTCATCGCGCCCTGATCCTGGCGTATTACAATTTCGTCCGCACCGCCGACGACATTGCCGACCATTCGACGCTGCCGGCCGACCAGAAGCTCGCTTATCTCGATCTGCTCGAGGCGGAACTGCTCGGCAAGGGCGATACCCAGGCCGAGGCCGTGACGCTGCGCGGTGCGCTGGCCGAGCGCGGCATGGCGCCGCGTCATGCGCTCGACGTGCTCATCGCCTTCCGCATGGACGTGACCAAGCTCCGTTACGAGAATTGGGACGAGGTCATCCATTATTGCCGCTATTCGGCGATGCCGGTCGGCCGCTTCATGCTCGACGTTCATGGCGAGAGCACATCGACCTGGGCGGCGTCGGATGCGCTCTGCGCGGCGCTCCAGATCAACAACCATCTGCAGGATTGCGGCAAGGATTTCCGCGAGCTCAACCGCGTCTATCTGCCGCGCGATGCGCTGGCTGCGAGCGGCGCCTCGGTCGAGCAGCTCGGGCTGACGCAGTCGCCGCCGGCGATGCTCGCCTGTCTTCAGGCGCTCGCTGTGCGCAACGAGGCGCTGCTGAACGAGAGCAAGTCGCTCAGCGCGGAGGTGAAGGATTTCCGCCTCGGCGTCGACATCGCGGTGATCCAGGCCTATGCCGACCGCATCGTGCGCCTGCTCAGGGTGCGCGATCCCCTGCGCGAGCGCGTGCATCTGAACAAGCTCGAGCTTCTCACCTTCAGCCTCGCCGGCATGATCGGCGAAGTCGGCCGTCGCGCGATCGGACGCAAGGCCATTTCCAGACCGGGGACTGCACATGACGCTTGA
- the hpnD gene encoding presqualene diphosphate synthase HpnD, with amino-acid sequence MTLEATSPGANYGSTASGSSFYAAMRILPHDQREAMFQIYSFCRQVDDIADSDGPREERLAALQQWRNDIDALYQGNPPPRLKDYVASVKTFGLKREDFLAIVDGMEMDVPQDIRAPDMATLDLYCDRVASAVGRLSVRVFGLPEEDGILLAHHLGRALQLTNILRDIDEDAGLGRLYLPREALLHAGITSDEPNRVIVERALPKVCQPLAQRAKSHFEKSDEIMNRNKRRAVRAPRVMSKYYHSILDLLIARGFNAPREPVRVSKVTRLLILLRYAFI; translated from the coding sequence ATGACGCTTGAGGCGACCTCGCCCGGCGCCAATTATGGCTCGACCGCATCCGGCAGCTCGTTCTACGCCGCGATGCGCATTCTGCCGCATGACCAGCGCGAAGCGATGTTCCAGATCTACAGCTTCTGCCGCCAGGTCGACGACATCGCCGATTCCGACGGCCCGCGCGAGGAGCGGCTCGCCGCGCTTCAGCAGTGGCGCAACGACATCGATGCCCTCTACCAGGGCAATCCGCCGCCGCGGCTGAAGGACTACGTCGCCTCGGTGAAGACCTTCGGGCTGAAGCGCGAGGATTTCCTCGCCATCGTCGACGGCATGGAGATGGACGTGCCGCAGGACATCCGCGCGCCCGACATGGCCACGCTCGATCTCTATTGCGATCGCGTCGCCAGCGCCGTGGGGCGCCTGTCGGTGCGGGTGTTCGGCCTGCCGGAAGAGGACGGCATCCTGCTCGCCCATCATCTCGGGCGCGCGCTCCAGCTCACCAACATCCTGCGTGACATCGACGAGGATGCGGGCCTTGGCCGGCTCTATCTGCCGCGGGAGGCGCTGCTGCACGCCGGCATCACCTCCGATGAGCCCAACCGCGTGATCGTCGAGCGCGCGCTGCCGAAGGTCTGCCAGCCGCTGGCGCAGCGCGCGAAATCGCATTTCGAGAAGTCGGACGAGATCATGAACCGCAACAAGCGCCGCGCCGTGCGCGCGCCGCGGGTCATGTCGAAATACTACCATTCCATTCTGGACCTCCTGATCGCGCGCGGTTTCAATGCGCCGCGCGAGCCGGTGCGTGTGTCGAAGGTCACGCGCCTCCTGATCCTGCTCCGTTACGCTTTCATCTGA
- the hpnE gene encoding hydroxysqualene dehydroxylase HpnE: MQNTAHIIGAGISGLSAAVRLANAGFKVAVHEATHQAGGRCRSYFDGATNLTIDNGNHLLLSGNGHARAYARAIGTEAGLVGPESAQFPFVDIKTGQRWQIDLGTGRLPTWVLDESRRVPDTGLTDYLKLAPLIWASEETLVGKSIPTEGVLYQRLVQPLLLAALNVDPPEGSAGLAGAIVRETLLAGGQACRPLIARDGLSAVLIEPAVKFLQERGHSVQLGHELRSFATSDGRTSALNFGGEDVIALGEGDVVIMAVPPRAAASLLPGLKTPTEFRAIVNAHFRFEPPPGSAPILGVIGGVVEWLFAFPNRLSVTISNGDRLVDMPREELAQAIWNDVCKAGGVSGELPAWQIVRERRATFAATPAQNALRPGPVTALKNLFLAGDWTATGLPATIEGSVRSGDRAADLVLAAKRP; this comes from the coding sequence ATGCAAAACACAGCTCACATCATCGGCGCCGGAATTTCCGGTCTCTCCGCCGCCGTGCGGCTCGCCAATGCCGGCTTCAAGGTCGCCGTGCACGAGGCGACGCACCAGGCTGGCGGCCGCTGCCGGTCCTATTTCGACGGCGCCACCAACCTCACCATCGACAACGGCAATCATCTGCTGCTGTCGGGCAACGGTCATGCCCGCGCCTATGCGCGCGCGATCGGCACCGAGGCGGGACTGGTCGGCCCCGAGAGCGCGCAGTTTCCCTTCGTCGACATCAAGACCGGGCAGCGCTGGCAGATCGATCTCGGCACCGGCCGGCTGCCGACCTGGGTGCTCGACGAGAGCCGCCGCGTCCCTGATACGGGTCTCACCGATTATCTGAAGCTGGCGCCGTTGATCTGGGCGTCGGAGGAGACGCTGGTCGGCAAGTCCATTCCGACCGAGGGCGTGCTCTATCAGCGCCTGGTGCAGCCGCTGCTGCTGGCCGCGCTCAACGTCGATCCGCCCGAGGGCTCGGCGGGGCTCGCCGGCGCGATCGTGCGCGAGACGCTGCTCGCGGGCGGGCAGGCCTGCCGCCCGTTGATCGCGCGCGACGGGCTCAGCGCCGTGCTGATCGAGCCCGCGGTGAAGTTTCTGCAGGAGCGTGGCCACAGCGTTCAGCTCGGCCATGAGCTGCGCTCGTTTGCGACCAGTGACGGCAGGACCAGCGCGCTGAATTTCGGCGGCGAGGACGTGATCGCGCTCGGTGAGGGCGACGTCGTGATCATGGCGGTGCCGCCGCGCGCCGCCGCCAGCCTGTTGCCCGGCCTGAAGACGCCGACCGAATTCCGCGCCATCGTGAACGCCCATTTCCGCTTCGAGCCGCCGCCGGGCTCGGCGCCGATCCTCGGCGTGATCGGCGGCGTGGTGGAGTGGCTGTTCGCGTTCCCGAACCGGCTTTCCGTCACCATCAGCAATGGCGACCGTCTGGTCGACATGCCGCGCGAGGAACTCGCGCAGGCGATCTGGAACGATGTCTGCAAGGCCGGTGGCGTGTCCGGTGAGCTGCCTGCGTGGCAGATCGTCCGTGAGCGCCGTGCCACATTTGCGGCGACGCCTGCGCAGAATGCCCTGCGTCCGGGGCCGGTCACTGCGCTGAAAAACCTGTTTCTTGCGGGGGATTGGACTGCTACGGGATTGCCTGCAACCATCGAGGGATCGGTCCGGTCGGGCGATCGCGCCGCCGATCTGGTTTTGGCCGCAAAGCGGCCCTGA
- the shc gene encoding squalene--hopene cyclase: protein MDSVNATSRETLESKTLESSIASATQGVLEFQQSDGHWVFELEADCTIPAEYILLRHYLAEPVDTALEAKIANYLRRVQGAHGGWPLVHDGEFDMSASVKAYFALKMIGDSVDAPHMVRAREAIHARGGAINSNVFTRFLLATFGVVTWRAVPVLPIEIVLLPFWSPFHLNKISYWARTTMVPLMVIAALKPRARNPKGVGIDELFLQDPRSIGMTAKAPHQSMAWFVLFRSLDAILRVIEPMFPKSLRKRAIDAALAFTEERLNGEDGMGAIYPPMANIVMMYDALGKDENYPPRATTRRGIDKLLVIHGEEAYCQPCVSPVWDTTLTAHALLEAGGDKAVPAAKQGLDWLIPKQELEVKGDWAVKRPDVRPGGWAFQYNNAHYPDLDDTAVVVMSMDRMRREHGVAGYDAAIARGREWIEGMQSRDGGWAAFDVDNLEYYLNNIPFSDHGALLDPPTEDVTARCISMLAQLGETEKTSKHVADGVAYLRKTQHPEGSWYGRWGMNFIYGTWSVLCALNMAGVDHKDPMIRKAAGWLASIQNEDGGWGEDAVSYRLDYKGWEAAPSTASQTAWALLALMAAGEVDHPAVARGVEYLIATQNKKGLWDEQRYTATGFPRVFYLRYHGYPKFFPLWALARYRNLRNTNSRVVGVGM, encoded by the coding sequence ATGGATTCCGTGAACGCGACCAGCCGCGAAACCTTGGAATCGAAAACCTTGGAATCGAGCATTGCGTCGGCTACGCAAGGCGTCCTCGAATTCCAGCAATCCGACGGCCATTGGGTGTTCGAGCTCGAGGCCGATTGCACGATTCCGGCCGAATACATCCTCTTGCGCCACTATCTCGCAGAGCCGGTCGACACCGCGCTCGAGGCCAAGATCGCCAATTATCTCCGCCGCGTGCAGGGCGCCCATGGCGGCTGGCCGCTGGTGCATGACGGCGAGTTCGACATGAGCGCCAGCGTGAAGGCGTACTTCGCGCTGAAGATGATCGGCGACTCCGTCGACGCGCCGCACATGGTGCGCGCGCGCGAGGCGATCCATGCCCGTGGCGGCGCCATCAACAGCAACGTGTTCACCCGCTTCCTGCTCGCGACGTTCGGCGTCGTGACCTGGCGCGCGGTCCCGGTGCTGCCGATCGAGATCGTGCTGCTCCCGTTCTGGTCGCCGTTCCACCTCAACAAGATCTCCTATTGGGCGCGCACCACCATGGTGCCGCTGATGGTGATCGCGGCGCTCAAGCCGCGCGCGCGGAATCCGAAGGGCGTCGGCATCGACGAGCTGTTCCTGCAGGATCCGCGCTCGATCGGCATGACCGCGAAGGCGCCGCACCAGAGCATGGCCTGGTTCGTGCTGTTTCGCTCGCTCGATGCCATTCTGCGCGTGATCGAGCCGATGTTTCCCAAGAGCCTGCGCAAGCGCGCCATCGACGCGGCGCTCGCCTTCACCGAAGAGCGCCTCAACGGCGAGGACGGCATGGGTGCGATCTACCCGCCGATGGCCAACATCGTCATGATGTATGACGCGCTCGGCAAGGACGAGAATTATCCGCCGCGGGCGACGACGCGCCGCGGCATCGACAAGCTGCTCGTCATCCACGGCGAGGAGGCCTATTGCCAGCCCTGCGTCTCGCCGGTGTGGGACACGACGCTGACCGCCCACGCGCTGCTGGAAGCCGGCGGCGACAAGGCGGTGCCGGCGGCCAAGCAGGGCCTCGACTGGCTGATCCCCAAGCAGGAGCTCGAGGTGAAGGGCGACTGGGCGGTGAAGCGGCCCGACGTGCGCCCCGGCGGCTGGGCCTTCCAATACAACAATGCGCATTATCCCGATCTCGACGACACCGCCGTCGTGGTGATGTCGATGGACCGCATGCGGCGGGAGCACGGGGTTGCCGGCTACGACGCCGCGATCGCCCGCGGCCGGGAGTGGATCGAGGGCATGCAGAGCCGCGACGGCGGCTGGGCCGCCTTCGACGTCGACAACCTCGAATATTACCTGAACAACATCCCGTTCTCGGATCACGGCGCGCTGCTCGATCCGCCGACCGAGGATGTCACCGCGCGCTGCATCTCGATGCTGGCCCAGCTCGGCGAGACCGAGAAGACCAGCAAGCACGTGGCCGACGGCGTTGCCTATCTCCGCAAGACCCAGCACCCCGAGGGGTCCTGGTACGGACGCTGGGGCATGAACTTCATCTATGGAACCTGGTCGGTGCTCTGTGCCCTCAACATGGCCGGCGTCGACCACAAGGACCCCATGATTCGCAAGGCCGCGGGCTGGCTGGCCTCGATCCAGAACGAGGACGGTGGCTGGGGTGAGGACGCCGTCAGCTATCGCCTGGACTACAAGGGCTGGGAGGCTGCGCCCTCGACCGCCTCGCAAACGGCATGGGCCTTGCTTGCCCTGATGGCGGCAGGCGAGGTCGATCACCCCGCCGTCGCCCGCGGGGTGGAGTACCTGATTGCAACACAGAACAAAAAAGGACTGTGGGACGAGCAGCGGTACACCGCCACAGGCTTCCCCCGCGTGTTCTATCTACGTTATCATGGTTATCCAAAGTTCTTTCCGCTGTGGGCGTTGGCGCGGTATCGGAACTTGCGGAACACCAACAGCAGGGTGGTAGGGGTCGGAATGTGA
- a CDS encoding phosphorylase, whose protein sequence is MTLGTGDYFSVGNTIDPRPILIVTGLVQEARIAAGPGMAVICSSSSPTQLRALLTVVDPNTIRGVISFGVAGGLDPTLRSGDVVLATEVLSGDTRWAAGLSLGDDLIDRLTSGRRRVVRGSLAGAEEVVTKRSCKAALHSETGAAAVDMESHIAAAYAAEAGLPFAAVRVISDPAHRALPALARAAIKPNGQIDLAAVLRGIVRNPATLHALVSTGIDFNRALRSLRGCRDYLIGTEFTDSDLTGSDAVISKAA, encoded by the coding sequence GTGACTTTGGGGACGGGGGACTATTTTTCCGTGGGGAATACCATCGACCCGCGGCCGATATTGATCGTGACTGGACTGGTTCAGGAGGCCCGCATTGCGGCCGGGCCTGGAATGGCGGTCATCTGTTCATCCAGCAGCCCGACCCAGTTGCGGGCGCTGCTGACGGTGGTGGATCCCAATACGATTCGCGGCGTGATCTCGTTCGGCGTGGCCGGCGGGCTTGACCCGACGCTGCGCTCCGGCGACGTCGTGCTGGCGACCGAGGTGCTCTCCGGTGACACCCGCTGGGCCGCCGGGCTGTCGCTCGGCGACGACCTCATCGATCGCCTGACCTCGGGGCGCCGCCGCGTGGTGCGCGGCAGCCTCGCCGGTGCCGAGGAAGTGGTCACGAAGCGCTCCTGCAAGGCGGCGCTGCATTCCGAGACGGGCGCTGCGGCGGTCGACATGGAAAGCCACATCGCGGCCGCCTACGCCGCCGAGGCCGGGCTGCCCTTCGCCGCGGTCCGCGTCATCAGCGATCCCGCCCATCGCGCGCTGCCGGCGCTCGCCCGCGCCGCCATCAAGCCGAACGGCCAGATCGACCTTGCGGCCGTGCTGCGCGGCATCGTCCGCAACCCGGCGACGCTGCATGCACTGGTCTCGACCGGCATCGACTTCAACCGCGCCCTGCGGTCTTTGCGCGGCTGCCGCGACTACCTGATCGGCACCGAGTTCACCGACAGCGATCTCACCGGCAGCGACGCCGTGATCTCCAAGGCGGCCTGA